A stretch of the Panthera uncia isolate 11264 chromosome D1, Puncia_PCG_1.0, whole genome shotgun sequence genome encodes the following:
- the CFAP300 gene encoding cilia- and flagella-associated protein 300 isoform X1 has product MAAGEPRDSGSYYFRFLPQRTFQCLSTQETTSRLRQWSMLGRVAAQAFGFDQTFQAYRKDDFVMAFFKDPNVIPNLKLLSDSSGQWITLGSEVKKIEATNVPCTQLSMSFFHRLYDEDIVRDDGHIIKCLDSFCDPFPISDELRKVLLVEDSEKYEIFSQADREEFLFCLFKHLCLGGALCQYEDVLNPYLETTKLIYKDLVSVRKNPQTKKIQITSSIFKVTAYDSAGMCYPSTKSHEQTFSYFLVDPIRRHVHVLYHCYGVGEMS; this is encoded by the exons ATGGCGGCCGGGGAGCCGAGGGATTCGGGCAGCTACTACTTCAGATTCCTGCCTCAGAGAACCTTCCAGTGTCTGAGCACCCAGGAGACCACCAGCCGGCTCCGCCAGTG GTCCATGCTGGGCAGAGTCGCGGCTCAGGCGTTCGGCTTCGACCAGACGTTCCAGGCCTATCGCAAGGACGACTTCGTCATG gCTTTTTTCAAAGACCCAAATGTTATTCCTAATTTGAAGTTACTTTCAGATTCTTCTGGACAATGGATTACATTag gatctgaagtgaaaaaaattgaagCCACAAATGTTCCTTGTACACAGCTTTCAATGTCATTTTTTCATCGGTTATATGATGAAGATATTGTACGCGATGATGGACATATCATTAAGTGTTTAGATTCTTTTTGCGATCCCTTTCCTATATCTGATGAATTACGAAAA GTTTTACTAGTGGAAGactcagaaaaatatgaaatatttagccAAGCTGATAGAGAAGAGttcctgttttgtcttttcaaacaTCTTTGCCTTGGTGGAGCCCTTTGTCAGTATGAAGATGTGCTTAATCCATATCTGGAAACAACAAAGCTTATCTATAAAGATCTAGTGAG TGTTCGAAAGAATCCTCAaaccaagaaaatacaaattacctCTTCCATCTTTAAAGTTACGGCATAT GATTCCGCTGGCATGTGCTACCCTTCAACAAAGTctcatgaacagacattttcttactttcttgtgGATCCGATCAGGCGTCATGTTCATGTTCTATACCACTGTTACGGTGTGGGGGAAATGTCTTAA
- the CFAP300 gene encoding cilia- and flagella-associated protein 300 isoform X2 codes for MAAGEPRDSGSYYFRFLPQRTFQCLSTQETTSRLRQWSMLGRVAAQAFGFDQTFQAYRKDDFVMAFFKDPNVIPNLKLLSDSSGQWITLGSEVKKIEATNVPCTQLSMSFFHRLYDEDIVRDDGHIIKCLDSFCDPFPISDELRKAAHKSGSLTTLHTSSLRAPCGSTRGDQPQVLLVEDSEKYEIFSQADREEFLFCLFKHLCLGGALCQYEDVLNPYLETTKLIYKDLVSVRKNPQTKKIQITSSIFKVTAYDSAGMCYPSTKSHEQTFSYFLVDPIRRHVHVLYHCYGVGEMS; via the exons ATGGCGGCCGGGGAGCCGAGGGATTCGGGCAGCTACTACTTCAGATTCCTGCCTCAGAGAACCTTCCAGTGTCTGAGCACCCAGGAGACCACCAGCCGGCTCCGCCAGTG GTCCATGCTGGGCAGAGTCGCGGCTCAGGCGTTCGGCTTCGACCAGACGTTCCAGGCCTATCGCAAGGACGACTTCGTCATG gCTTTTTTCAAAGACCCAAATGTTATTCCTAATTTGAAGTTACTTTCAGATTCTTCTGGACAATGGATTACATTag gatctgaagtgaaaaaaattgaagCCACAAATGTTCCTTGTACACAGCTTTCAATGTCATTTTTTCATCGGTTATATGATGAAGATATTGTACGCGATGATGGACATATCATTAAGTGTTTAGATTCTTTTTGCGATCCCTTTCCTATATCTGATGAATTACGAAAA GCGGCTCACAAGTCTGGCTCCTTAACCACATTGCACACCTCCTCCCTGAGGGCCCCATGTGGAAGCACACGGGGAGATCAGCCGCAG GTTTTACTAGTGGAAGactcagaaaaatatgaaatatttagccAAGCTGATAGAGAAGAGttcctgttttgtcttttcaaacaTCTTTGCCTTGGTGGAGCCCTTTGTCAGTATGAAGATGTGCTTAATCCATATCTGGAAACAACAAAGCTTATCTATAAAGATCTAGTGAG TGTTCGAAAGAATCCTCAaaccaagaaaatacaaattacctCTTCCATCTTTAAAGTTACGGCATAT GATTCCGCTGGCATGTGCTACCCTTCAACAAAGTctcatgaacagacattttcttactttcttgtgGATCCGATCAGGCGTCATGTTCATGTTCTATACCACTGTTACGGTGTGGGGGAAATGTCTTAA